The following DNA comes from Corynebacterium lizhenjunii.
CCCGATGGAGGCCGTGGAGGAATCCCGCAAAATTGTTATGCGCATCCCTTCTGATGGCGGTGGCCGCATTGTGGTGGAACTGACCAAGGAAGAAGCCGCTGAGCTGGGCGCTTTGCTGCTGGAGGCTGCTGGCTAAGTGCTACGCGATGTCATTGATCTACTCGCAGATCCCAGCGATGGCACCCCGCTGCATGGCGTGGATGACTTTGACCGCCTGGAATCTGAGTCGGGGCACTCTTTTGTTGTAGACGAGGCCGGGTATGTGACCTTGGCCGCCGGTACTGGCTTGAGCCATCAAGGCGATGGACCTGCCATGGTAGCTGCACGAGAAACCTATCTGTCGCTAGGGCACTTTGCACCCTTTGTGGAGACTGTTACGGGTGCGGTTCAAGACATTTTTGAACAGGCCCCCGAATCCACACCGCCCGCGTTGCTGGAAGTAGGCGCGGGCACCGGTTATTACTTGGCTCATACGTTGGACTCTGTGGAAGGCGCCCGCGGTGTCGGGCTGGATATTTCCCCACACGCCGCCAAGCACCTGGCTGCTTGCCATTCGCGCGCCGGTGCTGTGGTGGCTGACGTGTGGGAGCGGCTGCCGCTGCGAGATCGCTGTATTGACGCCATCTCCGTGGTCTTTGCCCCCGCTAATCCCGCTGAGTTTCAGCGCGTACTGGCTCCGCACGGTCAAGTAGTGGTGCTCACCCCCGGGGTGGGCCACCTGGATGAGCTGCGCGAACCCCTCGGAATCTTGGGGGTAGCCGAAGACAAAGTCGAGCGGATGTACCAACAGGCCGCAGGGTTTTTGGAACAAGCCGCAGACCCGGTGGACATTTCTTTCCCCATCGTGTTGGACAGGGCCGCCATCGCCGCGCAAGTGGGCATGAGCCCCTCGGCGCGCCACATTGGCGCAGAGGACCTGGCCGAGCGCATGGCCGCGCTTCCGGAGACTATAACGGTCACCGCGCGTGCTCGCCTGGACCGGTTGCGCCCGGTTTAACTCAGGCGACCTGTTCGACCTGGACTGCCCGGTTTAGCCCAGGCGACCTGTTCGACCTGGACTGCCCGGTTTAGCCCAGGCGGCCCGGTTTAGCCTAGGCGCGAGCCGGCGCGCTCAAAGCTGTTGAGCACGGCGGCCTCACCGGAAGTCTCCACGCTGAACCCGGAGCAGCCGCCCTCGATGTACATGCGTGAAGCCATGGTAACCAGGCCCGAGTCCGCATAGACTTCCAACGCAGAGCCATCAATCACGATAGTCAGCGAGTCCTCGTCACCATCTGCCAAGGGTGCCGTGGCGGGGGCATCGTCAGCATAGGTATGCTCAAACGCCCGGGAGGGGGAGCGGTCAATCTGCAGCTGGGACCCGGCATGGGTGATGGTGGCCGCAGCCTGCCCCTCGCCATCGAGCAACGTGACAGTCACACCAGAGCCCTCTGGGACCTCCAGCATGCCAGTCCACAGGCGTGCACGATCGGATTCAGAGACAGCATCCGGCAAACCGCGCGGAGGAGTCTGGTAGAGCACCCCGCCTTGCAACGTCAAGTGGCGTGGCAAGGACAAGGCATTAGCCCAGCCTTCGGCGTGCCAGGAGTGGTGGGCCGACGGATCATCGGCGCGGCCACGGCCATTGAGCAGGCCCAGGATGCAAGCCTCGGTGTAGCCCTCGCCTTCATGCGCGGTGCCCTCGGTGACATTGGTGTTGCGCGGACGGGTGAAATCATGGCCAAAATCTAGGCGGCGGAAACCGGTGACCACGTCGAACTGGGTACCGTGCAAGGTGCCCACCAGGTAGCCGGCAATCTCCCGGGACTCGGCCTCAATGGTAAAGAAGAGGATGTCATAGACCTCGCCGTCCACCTCGTCGCGCAGGCGAATGATGCGGGGAGAGACCACCGGAGGATAGTCTTCCGTGCTCGTCGCAAAGCCGGTATCCCCGTTAAACGTCAGCGCTCCCTCGAAAGTCCACGAATCACCGTCCGGACTGCGCAGCAGCACTGGGGTGGGGTTCTCTGTGCTGCCGGAAAGCGCCAGCATAAGCCAGCCGGCGTGGTCGTCGCGGTCTGCAGTTTCCCAGTCGGGAACTACGCACGGGGAGCGGAAGCGGGAGAATCCCTCTGCCTGTGAGATGACCTCCCCATGGCGCATGACCAAAGGGTCTACCGTGAGCGGATCATCAGAAACCCCGTGAGTGTCGTGGTAGTCGGCGTACTTGGCCAGGCGAATAGACGAACTCGTGGAGGTAATCGAGGTGTAATACAGATTGACGTTGGCATCCACCTGGGCCACCGCGCCTGCACGCAGACCAATCTCACCGCCAGCCGGGGCCAGCACGTCATCGCATTCAAGCCAGTCAAACGGGGTGTCCTCAGCATAGGAATGCCCCCATCGAGTGGGCTCATTGACAGCAGGGCGGTACTGGTAGAACAGGTGCCACGTGGACCCGTCTAGCAGGACGCCAGCGGGTGCTTCCAATACTCCAGCCTCAGGTGCAAGGTGCAACTCAGGGCGGTAGGTCATTTAGATCAAGCTCCGGTAAATGTCGACGGTCTGGGCCGCAATAGTAGCCCAGCTAAATTTCTCTTGCGCGCGGGCGCGACCCTGAGCGGCAAACTCCGCCATCCGGGCGGGGTCAGCAGCAAGGTCATTGACCGCGTGGGCGAGTCCGGCCTCGAAATCTGCAGGCGCGGACTCGTCATAGTGGACCAGGGTACCGGTTTTTCCGTCGACGACTACCTCCGGAATACCCCCGACGTCAGAAGCCACTACTGCGGTCTGGCAGGCCATGGCTTCCAGGTTGACAATTCCCAGCGGCTCATAGATGGACGGGCAGACAAAAATGTCCGCCCCGGAATAGACCTGCTGGATGTCTTCGCGCGAGAGCATCTCTTGGACCCAGAAGACCCCTTCGCGCTGGGATTGAAGCTGCTCAATGAGTGCGGCGGTCTCAGCGGCAATTTCTGGGGTATCGGGGGCGCCGGCGCACAAGACCACTTGAATAGCGGGGTCAAAGTTAGCTGCAGCCTTGATCAGGTGGCTTACCCCCTTTTGGCGGGTAATGCGCCCTACAAAGGCCACCACCGGGCGCGATCGGTCCACCCCAAGGCGTTCTAGCAGGTCTGCCTCGCGTGGCTGCCACACCTGAGTGTCAATGCCATTGAGCACTACGTGGACCTTGTCTGGGTCTACGTCGGGGTAGACGTCCAATATGGCCTGGCGCATGCCGGAGGAGACGGCAATGACGGCATCGGCATATTCCACCGCGTTGCGCTCTGACCAAGAAGAGATATCGTAGCCGCCTGCTAGCTGTTCCCGCTTCCACGGGCGGTGCGGCTCAAGGGAGTGCGCAGTCACTACGTGGGGGATGCCGTGGAGCTTTGCCGCCAAGTGTCCGGCCAGGCCGGTGTACCAGGTGTGGGAGTGCACAACGTCTAGCCCGGTGGCACCGTGGGCCATGCGCAGTCCGGTAGACAGGGTGCGCAGGGAGCCGTTGGCCTCTGCTAGTTCGGGGTCCTCTCCATAGGTGTAGACCCCCGCCTCTGCACGCGGGGCGCCGAAACAGTGGACGTCGACGTCGATGATCTCGCGCATAAAGCGGGTGAGTTCGGCTACGTGAACGCCTGCGCCTCCATAAATCTCCGGTGGGTATTCCTTGGTGAAGATGCCTGATTTCATAGCACCCCAGAGTAGCCGCATAAACCCTGCCAGGGGCCGCAATGTGGACATTTCTAGGCCGCGGTAGAAAACATCACATTCATATGAGGGCAATTAAGCTGAGCAACCCCGTGACAAAGCCGGGCTGGCCCTATAGGTTGGAAAGGGTGAAGACCCAGCCAAACGTACTCGCCATCGTCCTAGCCGGCGGTGAAGGAAAGCGCCTGTTTCCGCTGACGGAAGACCGTGCCAAGCCCGCAGTCCCTTTCGGGGGAGCCTACCGCCTCGTGGATTTTGTGCTGTCTAACCTGGTAAATGCAGGTTTCCTCAAGATTGCCGTATTGACCCAGTACAAGTCCCACTCCTTGGACCGCCATATTTCCCAAGCCTGGAACCTCTCCGGGCCCACCACCCAGTACATCGCCTCCGTTCCCGCCCAGCAGCGCCGCGGCAAGCGGTGGTACACCGGTTCAGCGGATGCCATTGTGCAGTCGCTGAACCTGATCAACGATGAAAAGCCGGACTACGTGATTGTCTTCGGCGCAGACCACGTCTACCGCATGGACCCCGGCCAGATGGTGGCAGAGCACATTGCCACGGGCCTGGAATGCTCCGTGGCTGGCATTCGGGTACCGCGTGAGGAGGCGAGTGCCTTCGGCTGTATTGAAGCTGACGCTGCCGGCACCATCACCAACTTTGTAGAAAAGCCGGATAATCCGCCGTCCACGCCAGATGATCCATCCATGACCTACGCCTCCATGGGTAACTATGTCTTCAACGCCGACGCTCTCAAGCGGGCGTTGCTGGAAGACGAGAAGAATGAGGCTTCTGCCCACGACATGGGCGGCGATATCATCCCTTACTTCGTATCCAAGCAGCAAGCCCACGTCTATGACTTCATGGCTAATGAGGTCCCGGGGGCAACGGAACGCGATCGCGGCTACTGGCGCGACGTGGGCACTATTGACTCCTTCTACGAGGCGCACATGGACTTAATTTCCGTGCACCCCATCTTCAATCTGTACAACAGCAAGTGGCCCATCCACTCGACAGACTCCACCAATCTGCCGCCCGCGAAGTTTGTGCAAAACGGTATTGCACAGTCCTCCATGGTGGCTGCGGGGTGCATTATCTCCGGTGGCACAGTGCGCAATTCTGTGCTGGCAGAAGACGTCCATGTGGCGGACGGGGCCACGGTTGAGGGCTCGGTGTTGATGCCCGGCGTGCGCGTCGGCCGCGGGGCAGTGGTGCGCCACGCCATCATTGATAAAAATGTGGTGGTCTCCGAAGGGGCCATCATCGGCGTGGACCGTGCCCGTGACG
Coding sequences within:
- a CDS encoding GH32 C-terminal domain-containing protein, with product MTYRPELHLAPEAGVLEAPAGVLLDGSTWHLFYQYRPAVNEPTRWGHSYAEDTPFDWLECDDVLAPAGGEIGLRAGAVAQVDANVNLYYTSITSTSSSIRLAKYADYHDTHGVSDDPLTVDPLVMRHGEVISQAEGFSRFRSPCVVPDWETADRDDHAGWLMLALSGSTENPTPVLLRSPDGDSWTFEGALTFNGDTGFATSTEDYPPVVSPRIIRLRDEVDGEVYDILFFTIEAESREIAGYLVGTLHGTQFDVVTGFRRLDFGHDFTRPRNTNVTEGTAHEGEGYTEACILGLLNGRGRADDPSAHHSWHAEGWANALSLPRHLTLQGGVLYQTPPRGLPDAVSESDRARLWTGMLEVPEGSGVTVTLLDGEGQAAATITHAGSQLQIDRSPSRAFEHTYADDAPATAPLADGDEDSLTIVIDGSALEVYADSGLVTMASRMYIEGGCSGFSVETSGEAAVLNSFERAGSRLG
- the glgC gene encoding glucose-1-phosphate adenylyltransferase → MKTQPNVLAIVLAGGEGKRLFPLTEDRAKPAVPFGGAYRLVDFVLSNLVNAGFLKIAVLTQYKSHSLDRHISQAWNLSGPTTQYIASVPAQQRRGKRWYTGSADAIVQSLNLINDEKPDYVIVFGADHVYRMDPGQMVAEHIATGLECSVAGIRVPREEASAFGCIEADAAGTITNFVEKPDNPPSTPDDPSMTYASMGNYVFNADALKRALLEDEKNEASAHDMGGDIIPYFVSKQQAHVYDFMANEVPGATERDRGYWRDVGTIDSFYEAHMDLISVHPIFNLYNSKWPIHSTDSTNLPPAKFVQNGIAQSSMVAAGCIISGGTVRNSVLAEDVHVADGATVEGSVLMPGVRVGRGAVVRHAIIDKNVVVSEGAIIGVDRARDEERYTISAGGVVVVGKNQTV
- the glgA gene encoding glycogen synthase — translated: MKSGIFTKEYPPEIYGGAGVHVAELTRFMREIIDVDVHCFGAPRAEAGVYTYGEDPELAEANGSLRTLSTGLRMAHGATGLDVVHSHTWYTGLAGHLAAKLHGIPHVVTAHSLEPHRPWKREQLAGGYDISSWSERNAVEYADAVIAVSSGMRQAILDVYPDVDPDKVHVVLNGIDTQVWQPREADLLERLGVDRSRPVVAFVGRITRQKGVSHLIKAAANFDPAIQVVLCAGAPDTPEIAAETAALIEQLQSQREGVFWVQEMLSREDIQQVYSGADIFVCPSIYEPLGIVNLEAMACQTAVVASDVGGIPEVVVDGKTGTLVHYDESAPADFEAGLAHAVNDLAADPARMAEFAAQGRARAQEKFSWATIAAQTVDIYRSLI
- a CDS encoding DUF3117 domain-containing protein: MAAMKPRTTGGPMEAVEESRKIVMRIPSDGGGRIVVELTKEEAAELGALLLEAAG
- a CDS encoding methyltransferase domain-containing protein; protein product: MLRDVIDLLADPSDGTPLHGVDDFDRLESESGHSFVVDEAGYVTLAAGTGLSHQGDGPAMVAARETYLSLGHFAPFVETVTGAVQDIFEQAPESTPPALLEVGAGTGYYLAHTLDSVEGARGVGLDISPHAAKHLAACHSRAGAVVADVWERLPLRDRCIDAISVVFAPANPAEFQRVLAPHGQVVVLTPGVGHLDELREPLGILGVAEDKVERMYQQAAGFLEQAADPVDISFPIVLDRAAIAAQVGMSPSARHIGAEDLAERMAALPETITVTARARLDRLRPV